The window GAATAGCTCAGATACTTTCTGGCATAAGCACAAGTGCATTCAAGAAAGTTTAAGAATTACGGAACATAAAGGCCAGCTTTAACAGGTAAAATAAGACTTACAAACTTTTTCATAATTTAACCTCCTTTCCAATAGTTTTGATTTTTAAAAATATGATTTTTTTCTCACCTCCTTTCCCAATTTAAAAACTTGGGTTTTCAATCAAGTTTTCTAATTCCTTTAAAAATCTTGCTGCATCAGCACCGTCAATAACCCTATGATCATAGGAAAGAGAGAGGAAACCTATATCTCTTATGGAGAGTGTATTGTTATCAAAGATTCTAATTCCCTTTTTGATTCTACCAACTCCTAAAATCGCAACTTCTGGTGGATTTATAACAGGAGTAAATATATCTGTTGCCATCATTCCAAGATTGGTTATTGTGAATGTAGAATCCCTTATTTCTTCTGGTTTTAAAGATTCACTTCTCGCTTTAGATGCAATCTCTTTAAGTTTATTGTTTATTTCCTGAAGCGATAGGGAGTGAGTATTTTTTATGACTGGAACAATAAGACCTTTCTCCGTATCAACAGCAACTCCAATATTTACATGGGTGTAAATCTTCAAACTATCACCATCAAAGTGGGCATTGAATTTTTTAAATTTCTTCAAAACATTTGAAACAACAAATATTAATCCAGATGTGATACTAACATTCTTTTCATCTACTTTTTTTATAAATTCGGTAAAATCAACCTCCAAAATGTTTGTTACTGTTACTACTGTATGAAAGGATTTTGAAAGTCTCTCAGAGATGACTTTCCTTAAGCCTGAGAGTTTCTCTATTTTTACTTCCCCCGAGGAGGTGGAGGTGGAGAGGAACGGTAAGAGATCCCTTTTAACTATTCTTCCTCCAGGACCACTTCCTTTAACCTTTGATAGATCAATATTCATCTCCTTAGCTATTCTCCTTGCAAGAGGGGATATCTTTATCCGTTCCTCTCCCTTCCTCGAAGGAGGTGCTATCTCTTTCTTCTCCTCTTTTTCTCCTTCCTCTTCAATTAAGGCTATAACTTCTCCAACTTTATACTCTTTTCCTTCTTCTCCTATTATCTTTTTTACAATCCCACTTACAGGTGAAGCTACCTCATTTGTTATCTTCTCTGACGAAACTTCAAGCAGTGGTTCTCCTTTCTGAACCTTTTCACCCTCCTTTTTAAACCACTTCTCTATAAACCCCGTTTCCATTGTTAAACCAAATTTTGGCATTCTTACTTCATACATTTTTTACTCCAAGACCCTTTTAACGGCATTAATCACATCTTTATAATCTGGTGTTACAAACTCTTCAAGTGGTGGACTAAATGGCATAGGAACATTTCTCTCACCAATTCTTAAAATAGGTGCATCTAAATAGTCAAATGCTTCCTCCTGAACTACACTGGCAATTTCTGCTCCCCATCCAGCTCTCTTCCAGGTTTCGTGAGCAACCACAAGGTGGTTTGTCTTCTTTACAGACTCAATAACTCTCTCCTTATCCCAGGGAACCAATGTTCTTAAATCAATTACTTCAACACTTATCCCTTCTTTTTCCAACTCATCTGCTGCTTTTAATGACTCATGCACCATTCTTGACATAGCAACAACTGTTACATCCTTTCCCTCTCTTTTAATATCAGCAACTCCAAATGGAATTAAATATTCTTCCTCTGGAACTGGACCTTTTATTTTGTAAAGTCTCTTGTGCTCAAAACATATAACGGGGTCATCACTTCTTAATGCAGTTTTCATCAAACCTTTCATATCATAGGGTGTGGAGGGAATTATAATTTTTATCCCTGGCACATGCATGAATATTGTCTCTATTGATTCTGAATGCTGAGCTGCTGCTGATTGAGCTACACCATCAGGACCTCTTAAAACAAGGTGAAGTTTTCCCTGTCCCCCTGTCATGTATCTTATCTTCTCAATCTGTAGAGTTATTGATTGTATTCCTGTAAAGAGGAAGTCTGCAAAGTGAAATTCAACTACAGGACGCATCCCTACAAGGGCAGCACCCAACGCTGAACCGTAAATTACTTCTTCAGATATTGGTGTATCAAATATTCTGCCGGGAAATTTTCCCAAGAGTGATTTATAGGCACCAAATATACCTCCCTGTTTTGCAATGTCCTCCCCATATGTGAATATGGTAGGATCCCTTTCCATTTCCTCAAGGATTGCTTCACCCAATGCTTCTGAGAAAGTTATCTCTCTCATTCCTTACCTCCATTAATAATCATAACCAGTATCATCAACAAATAGGTCTGTTAGAGCATCCTCTGGTTTTGGCATAGGACTTTCTTCAGCAAACTTTACTGCTTCATCTATCTCTCTTTCAGATTCACTCCATATGGAGTCTCTTAGGTTTTTATTTAGAATCTTCATTTCAAAGAGTTTCTTTTCAAATCTTCCTATGGGTTCTTTGGATAAGAATTTTTCTATTTCTTCCTTCTTTCTATACAATTCAGGATCTCCAACAAAGTGCCCTTTCAACCTATAGGTTTTTGCTTCAATTAGAGAAGGACCTCCACCTTCCCTTGCTCTCCTTATAGCCTCTTTAGCAGCTTCATACACAGCTATAACATCATTTCCATCAACAGTAACACCTGGTATTCCGTAACCAACAGCTCTATCAGATATATTCTCAACAGATGTTGTTTCTTCTACTCTTGCTGTGGAGGCAAATCTATTATTTTCATTGACAAATACAACAGGAAGCTTATAGATAGATGCAAAGTTTAGACTTTCATGAAATGCACCTGTATTTGAAGCTCCATCTCCAAAGAATGCAACAACGACCTGATCACTTTTTTTGATTTTTATTCCCAATCCTGCACCTACAGCTATTGGTAATCCACCACCAACAACTCCATTGGCA is drawn from Caldisericia bacterium and contains these coding sequences:
- a CDS encoding alpha-ketoacid dehydrogenase subunit beta translates to MREITFSEALGEAILEEMERDPTIFTYGEDIAKQGGIFGAYKSLLGKFPGRIFDTPISEEVIYGSALGAALVGMRPVVEFHFADFLFTGIQSITLQIEKIRYMTGGQGKLHLVLRGPDGVAQSAAAQHSESIETIFMHVPGIKIIIPSTPYDMKGLMKTALRSDDPVICFEHKRLYKIKGPVPEEEYLIPFGVADIKREGKDVTVVAMSRMVHESLKAADELEKEGISVEVIDLRTLVPWDKERVIESVKKTNHLVVAHETWKRAGWGAEIASVVQEEAFDYLDAPILRIGERNVPMPFSPPLEEFVTPDYKDVINAVKRVLE
- a CDS encoding 2-oxo acid dehydrogenase subunit E2, which codes for MYEVRMPKFGLTMETGFIEKWFKKEGEKVQKGEPLLEVSSEKITNEVASPVSGIVKKIIGEEGKEYKVGEVIALIEEEGEKEEKKEIAPPSRKGEERIKISPLARRIAKEMNIDLSKVKGSGPGGRIVKRDLLPFLSTSTSSGEVKIEKLSGLRKVISERLSKSFHTVVTVTNILEVDFTEFIKKVDEKNVSITSGLIFVVSNVLKKFKKFNAHFDGDSLKIYTHVNIGVAVDTEKGLIVPVIKNTHSLSLQEINNKLKEIASKARSESLKPEEIRDSTFTITNLGMMATDIFTPVINPPEVAILGVGRIKKGIRIFDNNTLSIRDIGFLSLSYDHRVIDGADAARFLKELENLIENPSF
- a CDS encoding thiamine pyrophosphate-dependent dehydrogenase E1 component subunit alpha, with the translated sequence MEYSKDFLLNLYRTMVRIRTFELRAEKLFLEGKLPGFIHLYIGEEAIATGVMANLRKDDYITSTHRGHGHMIAKGGDTKRMMAELYGKVTGYCKGKGGSMHIASFDIGVLGANGVVGGGLPIAVGAGLGIKIKKSDQVVVAFFGDGASNTGAFHESLNFASIYKLPVVFVNENNRFASTARVEETTSVENISDRAVGYGIPGVTVDGNDVIAVYEAAKEAIRRAREGGGPSLIEAKTYRLKGHFVGDPELYRKKEEIEKFLSKEPIGRFEKKLFEMKILNKNLRDSIWSESEREIDEAVKFAEESPMPKPEDALTDLFVDDTGYDY